The genomic DNA cgttctgtggcattcattgtttgtgtttgttcatgtttcacaaagagtttaacctgagccagactgacaacaaagatagaaatcatatcacatccatacagggatagtagttgttaaaacataataaaatatatgacacactggtatcggatcagtactcggtatcggccaatacacaagttcaggtatcagaatcggtatcgggaagcaaaaaatggtatcgggccatctctaactGCTACAATGttgaatgtgtgtttctgtccgTGCACTGCAGGCTGATGCTGCAGTTTGACATCTCAGACGTGACCAGAGAGGGTATCGGTGTTTGCTGTCAGTTAATGATGGGTCAGAGCAGTGTGCCACATTACCAACAGCTGGAGGAGTTCACTGCCAGGCTGGCTCCGGGAGAGGTGAGTTTGctagtgtgcatgcatgtacatgtaatatactgtattccAATGTATCTGCATTATACACTGTAGTACTGTGCAGTTTgtaatttgtctgtgtgttgatGTCTTCAGGTAAATCAGACCTTGCTCCTGCTCTACCTGGCAGTGTTCAGCGTTCATGTTCCAAAGGGTCTCAAAGTTTTCCTTGTGTCGATTCCTGGCCCAAACCCTGCTCACTGGCCTGCTGCTCCCTCGCTGGCCCAGAGCTTGGGTCAACGAGGTGACCTGGAGGCCCTCCAGCTTCCTCGGTCCTGGCTAGATTCCTTGTCCCTAAAGCGAGCCCTGGAGGGAAACAGTCCGAAGCACCTGAGCTTCAGCCGCTGCCCAGCATTGTGGCCACAGGTGTTCCAGTCATTGTTGGAAGGAGGAGTCAAagacgccacacagctgaccaGCCTGAACCTCAGTGGGATCAACAAGGTCCTTTACTCAGAGTGTAGGAGTGTGGAAGATCAGCTGGTTCCTGACACAATGAGCCGATTGGCAGTTGGCTGTTCCAATATTAAACACCTGAACctgatgcacacacactatcatCATGAAAACTCACCTGGGCTAGGTGCAGAAACACACCTGTGTGCCAGCTTGGCCAAACTCACACACCTGCGCTCTCTCACTCTGCCTGCCTGCGCTCTGTCAGACGGCTTGAACACACATCAGATCTCTACAAACAACACGTCTCCCTCTCCGTTGTTCCTGGGGCTAAAGAAGACTCCACGTGTGGGGCTCCAGAATTACAAGCCAGATTCAGAGTCTTCTCTGTCAGGGGACAGCACTTCAGGGCTCACTCTGCTCTTAGCTGGCTGCCCTTTTTTGGAGACCTTAGAGCTCATTGGTCCAGGTTTTGTCTCTGCACTGCCTCGGCTTGAGCCCTGCACTCGTGCCAGTGTGGAGCCTCGTGGTATGTGTGCGTGGGCACGAGGAGTTGGCGATGCACACTTGGCGGCACTTGAGGCTTTGCCTCGATTACGCCGCCTGACTCTGGCTGGGCTTCCTGGGGTCCTTAAGGGGACAGGGCTGATGCAGCTGACCAGGCAGTGCAAAGATCTACAGGTATTATCCCTTGCCAACATGGGATCACTAAAAACCATGAACTACACCCCGGCCTTGTTGGACACACTAAAACAGTGCACACAGCTTCAGGAACTCAGGTTAGAAGATGTCTTTGTGTACCCTTCATTTACTTTAATACTAAACACTAACCATCAGACAGTACAGtcatatttattattgtatgtCCTTTTTAGTTAACAGATTGTCCCTCTTTCCAATAAAAGCATTTGTTATAAGTTAATTATAATATTGAATGTATTAGTTGAATTAATAAATTGATCCTAGTGTTATTTTTCCTCAGCAGAGTGTTTAGGAGATTCAGAATCGTTAAATGCTTGGCAAACTTTGTTAAAACAAAGAATTATAAAACCTgttgtttgtattgtattttttttgatAACTATGGAAACCCCCAAACAGGCAAACCATAGTCAGATTTACAATGTAGTGTTATgttgagttttgtttttcatgaaaCAGGGTGCCTAATATTTattacaaaaacataggaaagtACAACCGGTAatctaattaaattaaatggaaGGAGTTTGTTTGCTCAGCTTTTTAATTTATCggactttgtgtgtctgtgtgttttaggTTAGAGCAGCCCTATCTGAATGCCAACGCTTCATTCTTTGAGGCTTTGTCCTGCTGCTCTCGTCTGCAGCGTCTCTGCCTTATCTCACGCAGCGGTACCTTTGACCCATCGGCCGCAGAAACCTTCATGGAGCGATGCTGCCATGTCATCATGTGCCACATGTTCATGGGTGGCACCTTAGTGGCTTGTCGCACACTGCAGAAAGCTCTGCTGGACAGgtctgtggttgtgtgtgaGGACAAACTTCATCAAATACTAAATAGCCAAATACATCTTAAATTCACcttttcttgtgttttctctctgttaGATTTTCAGTCGAGCGCTCTGCCCTGAGTGTGGTCATCTATCCATTACAGCATGAAGACCTGCCTTCAGTCATCAGAGACATCCCACTAACACTGCTGGATAGGATTACTTTGTTCCAGAGCCACGTGGCCCAGCCACCACATTCATCACCATTGTGAcatcacaaaaaaaagcttCAGTGTGATTGGTTCTCAACAGCTGAGGTGCTTGGACCATTTTTATTCTGCAGGAAATAAAATTGACCAATTGAAAGACTAATTTCATCTGCACAGTGATTTCTGATTGCGTGATTTGTTACATCAACAACTGTTTCCGGCTGCTCTACAACAACCATGATTGTTTTATTTACACTACAGAGTAATGATGGTCTTCAAAGGGAAATTTGCTGgtatggagtttttcacactttgGTGCCATTGGAGCATCTCACAATCAAAATTAATGTCTGTTACTACACCACTCTGCTACTTTGAAAATAAGTgccaaaaatataaattaagGGATGTATTTGTTCAGATACTTTGTACTGAAGATCTTAATCAAATTATGTTGTAATAAATTCcatgtaaattatttttaattccTGTGTTCTGTGTACCATTTGTCTGTTCATGTCATTATTTGATCTAATGATCTACTGTTGGTGGTGATACCAAGACCCCACAGTTTTGCCATGTATATACTTTAAGGAATAGTTcgaattttgggaaatacacatttgtttttattggttTTTTACATGGATACGGAAGAAGATTAGGGCCATATGTGAAAATGTTATTTGagaagtcagaattctgacttctcatataacattttaaattcagaagtcaaatacatttttcacatatgGCCCAAATCCTCCGTACATACAGTAAGTGATTTAAATCACTCTCACGTAATTTCATTCAACCCAGGAAAGTCGCAAAAATTAACTCTTATTATGACCAGCTGCGGGGAGtgcatggctgtattaagagaATGGGGGAGTGGCGTAGAGATGTGAAGTCAACGGCACAGGCAGGCATACTAATCTATCACCGATGTAGTCGATCGGAACGGGCCATCCTATCCAGAGAGATTAAGCATTTTCACAATTAAACCGTGATATGTTCAAATTTAATTTGATGTCCTTGTTAAGTCATTTTAGGGACCACATCACCAGACATGGTGCTTTGAAACTTTTGTTCGATATCTATTATTCAGGTCTTGTCTAGTTTTTGTCATTGAAACATCGTGGTGCGCGCACAACATGACAGAACAGAAGCTACGCAGATAACCTCTCTCACTAGCAAAATAGTGAAACTAAAAAGTAACGTCAATTAACTAGCTTAACTCGCTAAATATGTTGACGTCCGTTGCTCGTTCGTGCGTGCGAAACGGGAGGAAATTCTCGGTCTCTGTAGCAAAGTTGTCCCTATTTTCAACGGTTAAGAACTCGACCAGAACCCTGAATCTGACAGGGGGACACGATTTGTCACGACACCGGTCACCAGGGCTCCTCGCACCGACACCCTGGCAGCTGCTATCCGCCAGATCGGTGCCCCTATCCGCCGCTTCCCATGGGGGTACGGACCCTCTGGCCTCCCCTTCAGCCCCAGCCGAGAGCGACCCACCAGACCGGGAGAGCTTCGGCTCCCTTTCCACCGACATGTCGTCCAGGAGGTCTTTTAGAAAAACAAGCTCATACATCCAGGATCTGCGGCACCGTGAGGAGGTGGACGAGGATGAAGACCCGGTGAAACCTCGCAAGAGGCTcgggaaaacaaacacaccgtATTGGTACTTCTTACAGTGCAAAAAGCTGATCAAAGACAACAAGGTGagtttattttgagttaatatgtctgtctgtcttctcacCTCCTTCTGTGTATAATCCTAAACTGTACGTGTCCTCTTCCAGCTGCAGGAGGCTTTGGATGTGTTCAGCCAAGACATGCTGCAGGGAGAGAGGCTGCGGCCTGAGGAGTGCAACTACACTATCCTGATAGGAGGCTGTGGTCGAGCTGGACAACTCAAAAAGGCCTTCAGACTCTACAATGATGTAgggatattttatttattcattttttatcatGTTTATATGTTGTAGCATTTTCATCAACATGTCAAATATTCCAGATCTTAAAGTTAGTTATATAGAATTTTTCAAGACATAACCATatgttatttttacttttattattgaTTTACTAAACTAATACAATCATTTGTTAAACCAGTTTAAGAGAAGGaagctgtagtttgtggtgctgttttTATGTTGAATTGTAAAAACCTCTTCATCTCACATAGGTCAGTACTTTTAGTTACAATTATATCACAGTTTTCCTGAAATTgcattatatttatttcaattcCCATTCCTAGTTTTAGCTTAAATTTCCAAGTTGTACTTTTAGCGTACAACAATTAGCTTCACATTTTCATATACACCTTTTTCAGATGTAAATTGTttgacacaaacagacatctCAAGGTAagcaataatgtgtgtgtgtgtgtgtgtgtgtgtgtcttgcagATGAAAAAGCGAGGTCTAGAGCCTGTAGATGCCACCTACACCGCTCTGTTCAATGCCTGTGCGGAGTCGCCATCCAAACAAGCCGGTCTCCAGCAAGCGTTGAAGTTGGAGCAAGAACTCTGTCGTAAAAACTACCCCCTCAGCACCATCACGTACCACGCCCTTCTCAAGACACACGCCATGACCAACCACCTTCAAGCCTGTATTCACACGTTCAGGGTACAGCATGGACCGAAATTTGTATATACGTTTTTGGAAGGTTGGTTTAATGAATTGTGTTAGATTTCTAAAtgagtttgtgtatgtttgcaggAGATGCTGCAGAACGGCCATGCTGTAACTCGGGAGACATTTCACTATCTGCTGATGGGCTGTTTGAAGGACAAACAAACTGGATTCAGACTGGCTCTACAGGTAGATGCATGATTTAAAGCCACCTAACCACATTagtattgaatatttttgatAGTTAAGGCCCCTTTACACTGACCCAAATTGTGGCTCAGACCCAACTCACACAATACAATGAAGtggtaatatatataatataatgtaatatattgtTATCGCACGGCACAGTCAATAGGTGCCTTAcctctttgtttctgtttcaggTTTGGCGCCAAATGCTGAGGTCAGGGATTCATCCAGACTCAAAGAACTATAACCTTCTCTTGCGAACCGCTAGGGATTGTGGGATTGGCGATCCTGCCCTGGCCACTGACGTGCTGCTGAGGCCTGACCGGAAGTACGAAAAGGACCGTGCGTCACACAAAAAATCGGAGTCTGGACACAGGGATCTAATAGACATTGACGTCCTGGAGAGGCAGCTGTTTATCCAGCCTGATCCACACAGTGACAGTCAGCAGGacagcagaggcagagaggaagagacccACAGCAGACAAGACTCAACCCATTTGGTAGCAGTCAGACAAAGAGAAACTGTTTTGTTGCCTTCAGATTTAGCTGGTGATTCTACAGTCCCTAACTTACTGGACCTTTTTGAGTGTAAGAGTGGTAGTGTGGTCTCCCTTGGCACCGTGGATGAAGCATCAGATAGGCTCGCCCTCATCGGAGGTGCTCAAGGTTTCCTGGAGAAGATGGCAGCTAACGGACTTAGTCCAGACCTCAGAACTCTGACTCTGATGGCCGACACGATGGAGCCGGGGTCCAAGTCTCTGCAGATGCTGCTGAAGGTTGCAAAGCAGCATAAAGTGAAGCTTGACGTTGCGTTCTTTAACTCTGTGATGCGCAGAGCAGCCAAAGCTGGTGACCTGGAGGAGGCAAAGGTACAGACACTTACCTTTAGCAGTGTCTAGTCATGCAGGTAGTGTTGGTTCCATGTGGCCAGGTTTCTGCCTCCACCCGAATACAGGAAGCAGTGTCCCCATTACTCTTAATAATCTGCTGTGAACAGTTTTCATAAGAAATACTTTCTTTCGAGAAAAAATCGTCCTTTTGAAAACTGTTGACAGTGTCACCAGCCAGAGCAACGAAAGACAAAGTTTCTGGAAATATATTTGTCTgttgattgtttttattttattttatttttcaatgagCACCAGACACCAAATACAAAACATGGGCAAATTAAACCTAACCTACAGTATCTGCATCACTAtagtgaaaaatatatatatatatatatatgtgttttttttttcttccgggTGAAGCGAGCATATTTGTGATACTTTTGTTCTCTTTCTAGGCTGTGTTGAGTGTGATGCGACAGCGCGACGTAAACGTGGATGTACAGACATTTGGAAGCCTCGCATTAGGCTGTGAGCGACAGCAGGACGGGCTGCAGCTGCTGAAGGACATGGAGGTGATGAAACACTAAACACATAAAAGTCAGAATAGGTGTGAAATCTCACGTCTTATTTGTAtaatgaaagacagaaaattCTTCCATATTGTGTCACAGCTGCTTTGTCTTATGTTGATGTGAACACAGAGAACATGGAAAGTGCTGAGTGTTAGCTGCACTAAGAGATGAAGATGAACTGTAGCATTGTCATAGGAAATACAACTGACTTGACTActtaatagtagtagtaataataataattataataataaactttatcTAGCACCTTTCATACAGAGAGTGtagctcaaagtgctttaaTAACAAATTGGAGAGACCACAaacattttttcctttttatgatgaaaccaaacaaataaatgagCATCCAACAACAGACCTGAGAGATCTTTCCTTCATCTTTACACGTGTTTTTCCACAGGAGGCGGGACTAAGGCCTAACGTCCACGTGTTTTCTGCTCTAATTGGCCGAGCAACTCGAAGACTGGATTTCGTCTACCTTAAAACAATGCTCAAAAGCATGAGCAGCATGGGGGTGTGGCCTAATGAGGTTATCATCAGGCAGCTGGAGTTTGCCTCACAATATCCTCCCAACTATAACCAGGTAAGAATACGTACAGTATCTACCACCAACTAGTCACTTCATACCTGAGCAACAAATACCTGTGTGGATAGGTAGGTGCAGATTCTGATCACAACCAAAGAACCTGAAGATTGCTGTAATCTTCATGGTACAAAGCATTTTGTACCAAAGAACTGCAGAGGTTTCTCATTTCCAAAACTGTATTGTTGCTGTGGCAGTCAAAATGTCTAGATCTGTGTGAGAGCCATGCTTTAACTGAGCTGTTcagatgcttttattttgtcctgGGAAAGGTTTGATGCACCGTAGGCTTTATTTGTGTAAATATTAATGACAACAGCTCTACACCACGGTCCAAACTCCACTCTCATCAGCCCTGTTTTTAGCCCCAGCAGGCAGTTGTTTTCAGCtgaaaagctctgataaacccactgtacgcCACCAGCACCTAGCACCAAAAATCAGACAAACACTGTTGGCGACAAGCTAGTGAATGTAATGGAGCATTTCGCTCcagttgtcctcgggtcaaatttgacccatttaaaaaaagtttctatatcagacatttgggtttctttcgaacaaattgtcaaaaaaaattaaataaataacgtggatggttccctacaactattactcttcacaagtaaaaacaaaatcagttaaaaaaaagggataaaagaacgttgaaaaaagggggaaaatgtCGAAAACGACATTCGCTcgaaaaaagcttcaaaagcgcagaaaaaaactgtcgaaaaagacgacctaaacgttgacatttattttattttaaattttgacccaggaaaactaaaagttgcaggtcgacaggaagactacacaagggttaagagacCAAATAAATTCATATCAGATgtgcgcatatatatatatatatatatatatatatattatatatatcctACTGTGTGAAGAGACAACTCTACTGTCTGATGCATAGACATAATAAATTAAAGGTCATAATTTCTCTGTTGAGTTTTGATGTTATTCCTTTCCAAAAATCAGCTTTAACATTATGATTAAAGTCATTCTTTAGATAAATGGTTTCTTgactgattcatattttttatgttgCCCATCTCTTCCTGCTCCCCCCCCTTATCTTTCCTCCTTTCCATCAATCCCAGTACAAGTCCAGAAACAACTACCTGGTCCAAATCGATGGTTTCCGTGGTTACTACCAGCAGTGGCTGAGAGAGATGCCTGCTCAGAGCGCTGAGGACGAGCAGGCAGGGCTGCAGTCTAAGACGGACACTGAAGTGCTGAAAACCGAAGCAGCAGATGGACTGACAGAGACCCAAAGAAACCAGAGAGCAGCAGCAAGGAGATATAATTCTCGTAACAAGGACAAGGCGAGCACCGCTGCTCTGTAACAGCACTCCAGAAAATAGCTTTCATTTCTCTCCTTGATCctctgttggtttgtttgcGTTCAGCCGTGTAACCCTGGATGGACTCTGGGTCAAAGGAGCTCATGGACCTTCAGTCAGTTAACTTATTGCAGATGCATTTTTCTACAAAGATcaatgttattgtaaaatatattgcaattaaAGTAAAATTCAAGTACATGATGCTTGATGAATTAAGCCTCACCTTGGTTGCCTCCTACATTCTATGTGAGTttgaaaacacaatttaaaggtcatttttcaaaaagtttcagATCAggtttatcattttttttaatccttttttttttcttctcaaaactgactttctttaaacaaaaatgaatttaATTAACGACTATTCATTACTTTACTGTCTTTGCTGCATTTGGAAGAGTGTTGAGGGGCTGTGGCAGGGTAAAAGGATGGTGCACTTTGTTCCTATTAAATTGTGAAAAGCGTGCATTTGCAGAGTCAACCATAATCTGATGGAGGTAGATAATGACATCTAAAAGTACTGCTTGACACTGAAATCACAGTGTTGCTTCTCCTTACAGTTTGATAGACTAAAATGTAACAGGACGAAACTGAACTAATATGTCAGTAGTGGGTTATTTGTGTAACATTTTCCTCAAAAGGCACAGTTAAACGGATCGGACAGTGGCGTTTGTCCGGCATCTGTTGGCAGAACGCGGCGTTGCCTGCACCAAAGTCCAAGTCACCGCCACGGGAAACATAGAAGGGTGCGTTTCGACCCGTTGGATGTGGGTGAGCCCTTGTGGGACCATTGTGTGTTTGGATGTGGATTTTAAAACGCCCCCCTTTGAAGGCAGTTTTCAACATCACACAGACTTCTCGTTACTAGAGTccggtaggaccaggctagagttAGAGGAAAGGATCTCTTCAGAAATAAAATATGGACGTATTATTTGATAATTTTAGGAAGAGacataaaaacaaagtgttAGGTAATGTGGATAAATAAGGACAATGATAACTTTTGCCTTTAAACAGGAAAGCATCCATCTCTGGGTAATTCATTATTGTAAAATAGATGATCCAGTAGAACATGTTATAATGTTAGGGTCAAAAATACTCAAGACATTATCAAGAGGAAGAAATTAGtccaaaaataattaaatattagGGCAGGGTGTTATGTATAGTTATACCTGTTCATGCAGTTACTTGAGAGAAACTGTTTAAGAAAGTatttattatacagtatgtattattattattattattactccaGCATAGTACTTGGCATTAAAGTGAAACATTAAGAAGGGGAAAATAATAAGAAAGAACTAGTTAAATAACTACTGAAAGAAACGGGCTTATCaaagaatatttatttttgtattcattttctgAATGTATTCTTCTACTAAGTGACGGTAATGCACTTATAAACTGGCATGCCAACCGCCATTAAAGCCGACAAAGAAGAAGTGAAAAAACGTCGTATCCGGTGACGTTGAGACTGGAGAACACCGGCGCCAAAAACAACTTATTTACTTTGATTAAACGGACAACAAAGGTAAGATAACTCGCTCATAAAAGATAACAAGTATTTAGACTTGTTTCAATTGGTTAACGCCACTATCCTTGGTAGCTATAAATAACTGTTGACCCAGTTCAACAACTGTTTTAACACGTATTTAACGTTAACGTTCTGTACGTTAACGTGCTGTTTCTGCCTTGAGTAAAGCTAGCTAACGTGAATAAAAACTTATGTGGTCTGTTTTAAGTTAATAACAGAATAACGCAGCCAAGACACACTTCAACAAACCAGCCTGTAAACGTTCAATGAGGAACAaccatagacttaatatttacagtctatgggaatAACACATGAAGGGTTTGATGTGTGACTCGCTCACTCAAAGACCAACATTTTACACATATAGTACACATATGTGAGTTGATGATTGCCTTTTCTTTCCCGGTTTTTATGTGCTAGATATTTCTGATGTGTACATCGGTGGACACTGAAGAAATCATCATCCTcagtgatgatgaagatgaaataTGTAGTGAACCCTCGGTTTTCATTGTGGAGGACGGGAAGAAGagtggtgatgaagatgaaATATGCAGTGAACCCTCGGTTCTCATTGTGGATGTGGAGGACGTGATGAAGAGTGGTAACAACTGTTTACATTACTCACCAGCAGCCTGTATGTCAGGGTTGTTTatgtcagtggttctcaaagtgaGGTCCGGGGACCCCCAAGGGTCCTTGAGGAGGTTCCAGGGCGTCCCAAGCAAAAAGGGGAAAGAAAGGACTCCACCTGGGCCCTCAAGTGAGCAGATGGCATTTAGGGGCTGAGGCTGGGATGCCAGGTTTCACCGCTGAACACTCGTTCGGTGGCGTTGTTGGCCTATCGGTGAAAGAGGCACGGCCACTTGATAACAGAGGATGCCATCTCTTACTCGACCATCCTACAAAGTCTTTTAGCAGTTTGTCTCAAGTTTGCAAATAAGGGATAATTACATCTAGTCCTACAAAACAGATCACTATACAGGGTTTATGTTCATCTGGTTTATGTTATAAGTCGTCACCAGCTGCTCTTCTGTGTTTCAGACTGTGCTTTATCTCCCATTGCTCTGGATGAAGACCTGGTGGTCACCTTCTCCCGCCGCGCTGAGGTGCTGCCTCATGCGCGCTACGACTGTCCCATACATACTTTTACGTGAGTAAATTTCCACGCATACTTTGTAAAATATTACTCAGTGTTTTTTGCCCCTCCATAAAAAGTAATCACTTCTCCTCTGTCCTGCTCAGGGCTACAGATTGTGTGATCGACACTCCTGTGGCCAGTAACCAGCTCATGTGCGATCAGTGTTTCTGCTACATCTGCGACAAGCTGGCGTCATCGGTATGTGTTGATGTGATCTATAAACCATATACACGGCATGATTAGCTTACCGAGGGGAATGATACGCagcgcaaacacacacgcacacatcaatactcacaaaacattaaaacaaaatgggTTGATTATTCTCCTTTTCCCATATCGTATGAGTGTTGTCAGATCCGCAAAACAATGTTCAGCTTTCATTTTGTAGTGTAGTGTGAACTCTCCTGTGTGAACTGTGCACCGTCACCACAAGCcaccaaaacacacagaggCATTTTACAagataatttatttatatacatttatttatttatttatttatttatttatatatctgtATTGTTCAACGTACGACCACATACATGAGTGACCACAAATTCAGGAAAAGAGCATTATCTGgacaaaatgaacacatttatttgtagataaagatattttaaagttttgtatttgttaagagagggggaaaaaaaacaacctcacagCTGCATTAATgttgtcctgtgtgtgttttcagtgtttaacGTGGAGTCAGACAGGTGTGTGTCACTGCAACAGCCACAAGAGGAGCAACTTCTGGAACCACCTGCGAGACTGCGTGCTGCTGGGAGGACTGAAGACATTCAAACTCACTCTGTCTGAAATAGATGCTCCCCTCCGACACGCAGGTGCTCGCTCTCTCACGAATATGTGGACATTGCATTCACATTTTGAAAACCTCCGACGGAACCACTGGTTGTTTGACTAATTAGATGTTATTTCTCTGCCCTTGGATTTGTCTTTCTCTTGTCCAGAGACGATGCTGCAGTGGTTCAGACAAGGGCTCTCTGACCGGTTCTCTTCCTTCCTGAAGGGAAAGTATGTTGAGTTGGAAAATTCCAAACAGAAAGTCGTCTTACACGAGTGAGTGACGGAGCAGTGTGTCCATAATGTTAAAACAATACCGTTCTCCTAGTATTAACATATGAAAAGTGAAAACAATTTcaattttctttacttttttgcaGTTACCTACCTGTGTACGAGT from Sander vitreus isolate 19-12246 chromosome 2, sanVit1, whole genome shotgun sequence includes the following:
- the fbxl18 gene encoding F-box/LRR-repeat protein 18; the encoded protein is MSGTMRGISEDMDRQIVQAVFDEDTMSSTSVGMSDLSDEILLCILRHVPVCDLVRNVANVCHKLHTLCHDKTLLTNVSLSEEYLADDLLVRHILKQLANHVQSLSLNGCYWLCGSTVELLARCRGVTHLDVTGCRLTSLRLSRLLSSLSLLRSLAFDVTPGFNSAQLSSEAVDSLSRLSELRQTLLTPSYGVVPCCAQLRKLMLQFDISDVTREGIGVCCQLMMGQSSVPHYQQLEEFTARLAPGEVNQTLLLLYLAVFSVHVPKGLKVFLVSIPGPNPAHWPAAPSLAQSLGQRGDLEALQLPRSWLDSLSLKRALEGNSPKHLSFSRCPALWPQVFQSLLEGGVKDATQLTSLNLSGINKVLYSECRSVEDQLVPDTMSRLAVGCSNIKHLNLMHTHYHHENSPGLGAETHLCASLAKLTHLRSLTLPACALSDGLNTHQISTNNTSPSPLFLGLKKTPRVGLQNYKPDSESSLSGDSTSGLTLLLAGCPFLETLELIGPGFVSALPRLEPCTRASVEPRGMCAWARGVGDAHLAALEALPRLRRLTLAGLPGVLKGTGLMQLTRQCKDLQVLSLANMGSLKTMNYTPALLDTLKQCTQLQELRLEQPYLNANASFFEALSCCSRLQRLCLISRSGTFDPSAAETFMERCCHVIMCHMFMGGTLVACRTLQKALLDRFSVERSALSVVIYPLQHEDLPSVIRDIPLTLLDRITLFQSHVAQPPHSSPL
- the ptcd1 gene encoding pentatricopeptide repeat-containing protein 1, mitochondrial, whose protein sequence is MLTSVARSCVRNGRKFSVSVAKLSLFSTVKNSTRTLNLTGGHDLSRHRSPGLLAPTPWQLLSARSVPLSAASHGGTDPLASPSAPAESDPPDRESFGSLSTDMSSRRSFRKTSSYIQDLRHREEVDEDEDPVKPRKRLGKTNTPYWYFLQCKKLIKDNKLQEALDVFSQDMLQGERLRPEECNYTILIGGCGRAGQLKKAFRLYNDMKKRGLEPVDATYTALFNACAESPSKQAGLQQALKLEQELCRKNYPLSTITYHALLKTHAMTNHLQACIHTFREMLQNGHAVTRETFHYLLMGCLKDKQTGFRLALQVWRQMLRSGIHPDSKNYNLLLRTARDCGIGDPALATDVLLRPDRKYEKDRASHKKSESGHRDLIDIDVLERQLFIQPDPHSDSQQDSRGREEETHSRQDSTHLVAVRQRETVLLPSDLAGDSTVPNLLDLFECKSGSVVSLGTVDEASDRLALIGGAQGFLEKMAANGLSPDLRTLTLMADTMEPGSKSLQMLLKVAKQHKVKLDVAFFNSVMRRAAKAGDLEEAKAVLSVMRQRDVNVDVQTFGSLALGCERQQDGLQLLKDMEEAGLRPNVHVFSALIGRATRRLDFVYLKTMLKSMSSMGVWPNEVIIRQLEFASQYPPNYNQYKSRNNYLVQIDGFRGYYQQWLREMPAQSAEDEQAGLQSKTDTEVLKTEAADGLTETQRNQRAAARRYNSRNKDKASTAAL